cgtatgcagtcgaGCAATGCGTGGAggacgaacccgaaaacatgttcgggacgtgtccggcggaactggcacgaatggccaccctaactTACACACATCATATACCAGCATACAgaggcaagaaaaagtatgtgatttgccataaaatgtgatctgatcctcatctaggtcacaacaatagacaaacacagtgTGCATAAGGtgacaaaacacaaataattctagtttcttgtgtcttttttgataacctccattaaacattcatagtgctggaggaaaatgtaagtgaacccttgTATTAAACAGCTTGTTGAGCCTTATTTGGCAGCAAATActtcaatttcaattcaattcaattttatttatatagcgcttttcacaatttggtaattgtatcaaagcagctttacataatagatgcagtgaaaagcacagaaaatcgacagatagcacaacataataaacgatagcacaagcagttaaatttgctacggctatatatcaacattataaacaaacgtattactaatgtaacgtatagaagttaagcccaaaaaggctgcctccccgggttgaaaaaccccctaggagaaaaaaaccccggaattttagccggggaagtaaaaaaagtcataggaggaaaaaacccttgggaggtatatatatatatatatatatatatactgaaacggaaggagattgagcggagattaagcgggttctgccggtggtctttggtcaggcatcagctggacatcacgttgaagaacagctagtagatcagttgtgtgccgactttcacatgtaccagaactggatctgtttgtctcgtcctcgggatcaaggacgagacagggagagagacacaaaatcttattagcgtaggggccgttcacatagaaaacaagtgtcacacagtaatgtggttttagtcagctcggttccggacaggctaactattgctggttaagtgtattacatatagttaatgattttagaaacggaaacagaactcgtttgactaaggccagaggccccactgccgttgataatgctaacgtacagtggcaaacggttctgtatgacatactattttaaggtattacatatagttaatgattttagaaacggaaacagaactcgtttgactaaggccagaggccccactgccgtcgttaatgctaacgtacagtggcaaacggttctgtatgacatactattttaaggtcatgggaaaaggccaaaattgcaagccggccatatttggcagtttttttaaaaaaaaggttttaatttattcattaatttatttatttattagtttgtacaagctagctattaggagataagtaccattgttaaaacaactatttgaaagccttgttaaagagaaaagttttaagtctagatttaaagttatctactgtctctgattttcggacgtcggttggtaaatcattccatagcttaggggctaagtaggaaaaggatctgccacctttagacacttttgatattttagggataattaagaggccagaattttgtgaccgcaatgcacgtgatggattgtattctgataataattctctaagatatgagggtgctaggccatttaaggctttgtaggtgattagtaatattttaaattgtatacgatatttaactggtagccagtgtaaagatgccagaattgggcttatgcggtcatacttcttagttcgagtaagaactcttgcagaagcgttttgaactagctgaagcttgttgacctgttttgcatggcatcctccgagtaacgagttacaatactctattctagaggtcataaaagcgtggataaggttctctgcatctgatgcagacaacatatggcgtatttttgagatatttctaaggtggaagaatgctgtgcggcagacattgaagatatggctgtcgaaggataaactgctgtcgaacattacacctaaattcttaaccgtggaggttggcaccacagtgcagccatctatgggcaacttgtaatctgtcatattatatttgtagcgattcggttcgataacaagtatctctgtcttattggagtttagcataagaaagttatgtgacatccagtcacttatatcgctgatgcagtctgatagtttagaaaaattttgtgtttcgctaggatgcgaggagatgtaaagctgtgtgtcatctgcatagcagtgaaactgtatgttatgatttctgataatatctcccagaggtaacatatataacgagaacaggataggacctaaaactgatccctgcggtacgccgtatttaaccagggagtgatgtgactcctcctcatttacataaacaaagtgatagcgattggttagatacgatctgaaccaagctagcgcctgaccactgatgccaacatagttttctagcctattaagtaagattgtgtgatctattgtgtcaaaggctgcactaaggtctaataatataaggagtgatatttcaccacggtcggatgttaggagaaggtcatttgtaactctaagcagcgctgtctctgtgctatggtggggcctgaatcctgattggaacttttcatacgtactattatttgctaagaatgtgcgtagctggcttgccactaccttttctaatattttggaaagaaaagggagatttgagattggtctaaagttatttagatctccctggtcaaggtttggttttttaatgagcggtctaataactgctagtttgaaagctgtaggaacgtagcctaattctaatgatgagttaaagacatttagtactgggttagacactacagggaatacctctttgagtaattttgtgggaacagggtccaatatacaggacgatgatttggatgatgctactaatttagatagctcatctattgtagtaggtttaaatgactcaagatgttcgtatggtaggcaagcgttaaatgtattactgggtagagtggtggctgcttgggtacctacaatgttttccctaattatcataattttcttagtaaagaagttcatgaagtcgttactgttgtgtgggagtttattagtgggttctgtttgttctttatttctagtcagtttcgcaactgtgctaaagaggaaacgagggttattatgattttctttaataagattgctgagatacgtagatctggcgatttttatagcctgtctgtagtgtttaacactctctttccatgctgcacgccatacctctaactttgtgcttctataatttctttccattttcctagttgcctttttgagtgctgctgtgtgatgatcataccatggagctggcgttttttctttgattcgcTTTTTTTGAATTGGAgctacggcatccaatgtgttagaacaaatactgttcaggttttctattacaatatctagatcttcagggttatctgctacatgtttcatttgggacaggtctggaagagtgctaataaagttatctttagtggtggaaattattgttctggctagtcggtagcgtattgtggatcgagtgatcatatctagaagtaccgtgtatgagacaaggcaatggtctgaaactgcaTCGCTCTGAGGTAATATCTCgatttcattaatattgagcccgagtgacagaattaagtctaatgtgtgcttacgagtatgcgttggccctgtcacgttttgtctaatattgagagaatttagaatatccataaatgctaatcctaatgtatctgttgggttatcaacatgtatattaaagtcaccaacgataagagctttatctacagtgactacgaggtcagacaggaaatttgatatttctttaagaaaatctacatgatggcccggaggtctatagattgtagcaaggacaaaagagagctgtttatggttacgatcagttatttccatatttaatagcattatttcaaatgaattaaattttagtttggatttatggtttactttaaaaaaaattttgtatattgtagctacaccaccccctctcccctttaaacgcggttcatgtttataatagtagtattatggggtggattcgtttaaactaatgtaatcgtctgctttaagccaggtttctgttaaagagagtgcatctaagttttggtcagtaattatttcattgacaataggttctttattggtaagcgatctaatgttaagatggccgaattttaacattcgaggttcatctgtaaacgtattgttttctaattttatgtttgtaagatttgtacgagacgaggtaaacggtgctctgtattcgtTTGTTCGAGGAATGCACACAGTTGAAATTTGTTGATACTCTGGTAAGTTATATTCTAAtttctgggatatatgtgatcttgacatgtcagagCTACTAACAGATGGCTGGGTAGGCCGATctatctgtttcctgacctgggccctgggtaGTCAAACTGTATTAGAATTTAgagtattggtcagatttctagagagtatagcatttccttccgatgacggatgaaggccatctctctttagcaggtcaggtctccccctgaagtgtttccaattatctataaaccctacgttatgctgagggcaccattttgacatccagtggtgaagagacactaatctgctataagtttcatcaccccggtaggcggggaggggtccagagcaaattacattatctgacattgtttttgcaatttcacacacctctttaatagtatctttggtgatctctgactggcggagtctggtgtcatttgcgctggcatgaataacaattttagaaaacttaggcttagcattagccagtactttaagtttggatctaatgtcagacgatctggctcccggtatacagtcaactatggtggctggtgcctcaatgttcacgTTCTTAAGTATCGAGTCTCCAATAacaagggcacctttaacagatgtctcagccggtgtattgttTAGAATGTCGAATTTGTTAGAAATTACTAGGGGGGACTTCAATGGGCATCGAATATGACtacgccgcctgacagtcacccagttagtcggccgtGTTAACTCAGTTGccggaaccgagctatgtgtactACGCGTTAccgtaggcgcacccgaaacagtgtttgaaacattaacattagcattagcggtcttactgtcctcaacgagcgttcggatgtgcgcttcaagttctgcaaccttctccgtcagccttactacttcaatacacttaacacatgtaaacccctctgtgctgacggaagaagctaaactgtacatgtggcaagcagtgcaggttacaatgacaaggGGAGtcggagtcttaccgttttcatttTGGGCGATGGCATCTCTGCTCGCCtgaacgcggtccgtgaagctgcatcgagacCGGTGCTCGCTCGCTGGCTGCCTCGTACGTCTCCGGGTGCctggagccagggtgatgtgaggcacgctgtaccgcctggtgctaatgccgggacacaactcctccacagcttcccgctctggtgaggaaaggtctgaaaacatacatcggatgagtccgccattagatcgaaaaggaaggcagatttacagtaagCAAACAGTGAGGAAACGGTAAACAAACTTCAGCCGGCACGTTTGTtgaagctagcgggctatatgctaacactaagtgtttaccagtgataaatcgatttagttataaatactgttgaataatcgtcacgctaaagtattcctaagatgaactagtaagttatattatatagatagtaacaagatagtaagaaaataggatttggatgatgaactcgacggagctccgataacagtgttgccactccacttcaagcaagcgctttcagtagttctgaatcagacctgcGCATCGTTCAGAAGCATTTTTTGCTCATTCCCTTTACAAAACCGCTTTAACTCAGACACATTtgtaggatgtctggtgtgaaccgctctcttaaggtcattccacaggttaaggtctgggttttgactaggccactaggccaccataaaatattttcccagtagcactggggtttgccaaggtgctcttttgcaaacttcaggctcacagcaatgtttttcaGGAGAGGAGCGGCTTCCTCCGTGATGTATTGTCATAGACACCGTGCCTGTCCAAAGACTTGCGTATGGTAGACTCAGGAACAGAGCTGTGTGCCCGttccaatgatgtcttcaagcctttagctgTTACTCGTTGGTTCTTCTTTACTTGATTGAGTATTCTGCATGGTGTCTTAGGAGTCATCTTGACTGTGCGCCCACTTCTTTCCTAGAGGGTAGCTACAGTATTTATCtgtctccatttatagacaatttgtctaagtgtagagtgatggaggtctaaacattttgagattgttttgtatcccttttcagccttatggagtgcaACATCTCTTGATCAGATATCTTTATAAGAGCATGGTTCAGAAGCGCTGAtgcaatcttaaaatgtgtgagtgtcttaatatcaatcaaagttgcactaaaccacacatttaaactcattGTATTAATTGGACTCCAGTTTGTCAGCTTCTGACAAAAAAGCTTTCAATAAAGTAATTAGTGCATGtgctcacttacattttcctcagcactgtgaatgtttaatgggtgtttccaaaaaagacacaagaaactggaATTATTTATGTCTTGTGAGCTTAAGCACATCATCTTTGTTTAATGTTGTGAcgtagatgaggatcagatcacattttatggctagaaaaccagttcattcctaggggttcacatactttttcttgactGTATTAGCCAGGTGGTCATAACATTAGTATACTAAGGACATACAGAGCACTTGTTTTAACTAAAAGCTTCAATTAGCATTTGGCTGAATGAGTTCACACCTAGATAGCAAGCAAACATGATGTGACGTTAAATCGGTGTAAATGCATCAACATTAATTGCATTGAATCAACATCATTAGGGTGACCACACGTGATTGAGGTTGAATATATCATGtttatttcagaaaagcaactgtTACATTTTAATTCAACAATTGTATTTcttaagagaaataaataaatcttaattttataatgttttaactGAAATATAAGTACCTCGATGACATATGTGGACAAAAAATGCGACTTACAAGAGGGCACACCTCtgtgaaatgtaacggttgcttgtctgaaatagaacctgaaatattaaaccttgaggACAAATTCGACTTCCGGAAGATGAGTCCGTGAAGAATGGCAAGTACGATCACCCTAATTAAAAGCAGATATAAAGCTAAGTTGAATCAAGTTTGTTTAGACAAGGAGACATCTAGTGTAAAAAAGGAATGTAACAAATGACCTCATTCTCATCTTATTACAGTGAACACAGCAGGCCGGTTTGTTTTTATCCCTCAAAACAAGTCATGGTATGATGCTTTGACCTACTGCACAAAGTATCACACACACCTGGCCATCATTTTGAATCAAACTGAAAATGACCTGCTGTTGAATATGATGGTAGGATATGACAAAGCATGGATTGGTCTCTTTAAGGACTGGTGGAACTGGTCAGATAAATCAAATGTCTACACGTCCCTCATAACCTGGAGCACTGGACAACCTAACATTACTGGCGGATACCCACTTTGTGCCGCAACAACTGTTGATGGATTTGATGATCGACTCTGCACAGAGACCCTTCCATTTTTATGCTTTCGTCGTAAGTTTCTTGagtaaaaaagatcaacactTTTTTGGAATTTTGCCTTAATAAGTCACAACTGTTAAAAACATCTAAGTataaacaactttatttttgaaatgtaaaataacaactggcagtaaacattaaaatgtaattatttacaGATGTAAGTTTTTGTTGCTCTCTTCGTGTAATATTCTAACAGATTCAAAGAATAAGATAATGAGAGTGGAGTTGAAATCGAGTCAGAATCTAAATGATCCTGCGGTGATGGAGAACATCTTACAGTTGGTAAGAGGATCTATTATACcacttttacaagatgtaatataagtctcggGTGAGCCCAGAATGTGTTTGTGAAGTCCCACAGATCATGACAAAAATGCCCTTATGGGTGTGATCAAAAACACATggttttcatgtgtgtacctttaaatgcaaatgagctaacaGACATTCACAGTGCAGTTTGATCACAAATAGTCAGTGTAGACCCATCTGTCTGAATTAATTATGTAAATCCAGCAATGAACGACCCTTTTTTGCAGGGGATTATAAAGAGGAGTGCTTGGATTTTTATGTCtgaaaggaatagtccattttcttaaaagaaaaatccagataatttactcaccaccttgtcatccaaaatgttgatgtctttctttgttcagtcgagaagaaattatgttttttgaggaaaacattgcaggatttttctcattttaatggactttaatggacaccaacacttaacacttaactcaacgcataacagtttttttcaacagagtttcaaagaactctaaacgatcccaaacgagccataagggtcttatctagcgaaacgattgtcatttttgacaagaaaaataaaaaatgcacttttaaactacaaaacccgtttgcaaaataaaagctACCGAAATGTCTGCTCTGCCAGACTTGCTGTCTAAATAAATGACTTTCCGGATTTgttcactcatttataaatacatctcctaaaatatcataatttcctccatgggtttagtttcatgcacaaatagatttaaGTCAACAGATGATGATTAGGCTATACGTCTctattttgagaaataatattaataaataagcctacactaaaaatgttacacttaaataattattaaattgacaaaacaaataaaaaagtatttgagtttctgttcttttttgtgacgcgctgtaaaaccaaagcagcagaaggcacatcatgtttttaatgattttaaataagcacaaggttttctccttattgtgagaTTATCCGGGATGAACACTGTCTGTGTGAACATACCAAAATCAAACTAATCCTGGAAAATACCCAGTCACGTTTTCAGTATATTTTCCGGAATCACTGTGTGAAAGGGGCTATACTGACATGAAAAATGTTATAGGCACATTCACCCTCCCCCCCAAATATCAACTGTGACAATATATAGCCCCATATATTGGTCAACTTCTGATTTAAATTAGCTATTAACAAATCTAgttaaataaatcaataaatacttGACTGGTAATTTGTAGTGTTTACCATCTTATCCAAgtcttttttatgaaaaatatctAGTTATAGTTTAGCTTTTCTTTAAATTTTTGTATGTCCTATTTTTATCCTATTGGTGTAAAGTGTCAGTTGTGTTTTTAGTTTAggtaaaataagtttgtttgtgTGATCAGTACTCATGATTGATTCTGTTCTTCAGATAAAGCAGAAACTGAAGGATCGTGGGATAGGGAATGACACAACATTGACATGGAAAGTTCAGCCAGatggaaatgttttctcatcAAAACATGAAAGCGAAGAGAATCAAACACACTGTTCAGACCCTTCCTTTTAAATATAACAGATACCATATCTGACGATATTAAAGACTGTtattaatttaaatcaaatctCTCTAAAAATgatgttaatttaatttttacttcattaaaaatgtttagttttacttcattttataattaaacaattaaattaaTCTTGCATAATCTAAGGCATTTCAAAAATTAATTGAACAAAATGTGTCTTATGCTGCGTGCACACCGTCAGTTTCTTGCGCTAACAGATTGACACGATCtcattcatttaaatcaaaACTTGGTGACTTTCTGCATGTGAACATTAGCAAAAGGAAGTGGGCGTGTCTATCTACCAAATCAAGAACTgttcaactttatgcaaatgacttTCGAAGCAACTTCCAATGAGagtgaagcagtggagttcatgtCATAAGTCTTTCATCAGTTACTGAGAGATGGTTACCTGTTTGTTTATTCTAGGACAACCTGAAGTAGGAACGCCGTCTCAtggcctcattgaaagagacgagtGACACACAGCGGGAAAGTCTCTGGTGATGTGCACACAGCATTAGAAGtcaatttttgtttttattattgttttcattttaagtaCTTTCACAGCAATTTATTTCGCAGTAAACTTTGTAAGAGTTGCATTTGCGGTCTGTATTTTTATTGTCtctttatatatacacacataagCAGGTTTTAGTTGGGGTGTGATGCTTGTAGTAGCAGCGTTCATTGACtgtaaagtctgtaaaagaATGCTATGCATTTAACAAAAATCATGAATCGctcaaattatatataaaatgtttattatggAATTTACTTACACAAGTCAGTActggttttattaaaataaaaaatgaaatctaTTTTGCTGGTGTAACTTTTAAACTATTTTAGTTTAAGAAatcaacttttaaaaataattaataaagatattatTATAAGATGTTCGGTAATGATTTGTTACGTTTGTAACACTTTTAAACCTTAATAAAAGTCATTTGATATACTTAACCCTGTCTGTCTCCACTGTCTTGTActgttattttattgttataagTGTTGTTCTTTGTTATTTTTCCTCCAGTTTTCCTTGTTCATTACCTTGATTATTAATTTATCCACACCCATATCCATGTTTGTTGGTTTTGGCTAAAGGgaggggatacagctacggtcAAATCTTGTGAGATGTtgtgtttagggttaggtttgggggtaggattaggagaTTTAAATAAGATTTTGGCCGTTACtttatcccttctagccacagtCCTGTTTGTTGCCATAGTAATTCATCAGTTTATTagtttcatttgtgcatttataGCCCTGCCTgtatttagtttagtttagattattataatAAACCTAAACCTGCATGCAGGGCAGcttcacttttatttaatttcttttatttGCTTAAGATGTAGATTAAACAGTgagattatttttataaaagctCAACAGAAACTTTCATTCTGATTTCTTGATAAAAACATAATTATGCAAAGttttacaaaacaaaaacatgcagCTCTGccacaaaacaaaataagataCAGATAACATCAAAGTGGCACAATTTCTAGTTTTCTTTGCTTCTTAAATAAAAGAACGATTAAATAAATAGGCCAAAATGATGATTTAAATAATGACCTCTATACTCATTTAAATTATTCAACAAGACTGCTCAATTTCTGgaaatattaaagtttgaggtACGCAGAAGTCGTGGACGGTTAACTGCTGAACAGCGTGAACAGCACCTGTTTGTCAGGTAAGGGAAGAATTAACCAAAATTGCACGTCTGCGTTATCTTTGCTCTTTATGTCAGCACTCACACTATAATTTTTATAAGGTGACTAGTTCAGTTTTTACCTATAGCCAGGTTTacagccctgctgaaaaaacaataaaaccattacagaaaaatttatattggttttattgggaattttattggttctaatggaatatggctcaaaacacactacagtttattggttttgttggtctctaatggtatgtattggttctattggttctatgtattggttctaatagaatattgcccaaaacacactatagtgtagtggttttaatggtaaaagcaaATGGTTCttattggtattttaattgaaaccattagaattttctgtaatggttttattgttttttcagaaGGAAGGCTAGCGTGACCTATCTAGCATAATGGGGAAACTCATTCAGCATTTAAATACTTGAATAGCATTAACGTTGTGGTGTTGTACACCaaaataatgttattattaAGAATATGGTAATGTAAGGGTGGATTCACTACAGTGGTTCAGTCTGTAGGAACGCCCAAATGACTGAGAAATGTTAACAGCAAgataggggagaccggggctggttgtctcacgggttggttgtcacactgcttattccagacatactacatggcactgtggtacaattttgatatcaatttgttagcctttaatagcttacttatttgcatttgaaattttgctgagcagacacaaaacattgaggttatgggacacttttttatttttatgggtcagagtaaattttcatgttggtgttgtttttgtgttgagatcttgtatgatattagtcattcaaaaacaaaacactcaataaaaagctaaaagtagtagctttattttgagtcatcttttagcgatcaagttaaagccgtgtggcagctagcttagcatgtttgtcaagaagtcagttggggatggttgtcacatagcttgcggggttggttgtcacataagaaaattggacatgtagaccttttaagactgtttgtctgtttatttgtttgtttttgtttgctgttaaaataaaataaagcattaaataaagaggttttaacactaacaattatttcattttatttctcaacacagtagacaatatttatgcccagctgcactacttcttgaacttcagccagattcttgtttcctgtctgccattagtggacaaactgattaatccaggtgtgcctgacctcagtagtcacaacaacaataatcagacacacctggattaatcagtttgtccaataatggcagacaggaaacaaggagctggctgaagttcatagtgcagctgggcataaagcctatttaaGTAACTGATCACacactttaatcccattgtttaaacataaggggcattaataacaactatcataggggtgAATTCATATTGAAACTTAGTtgcagtttctagcttaaaaaactaaaaagttacacattatcttttcagatcccaatttatcattgaaatcctattgaatcactatagggacaaccaaccccataccctgtgacaaccaaccccgtgatggggttggttgtcacattgtgtcagagtgtctttgatggttaattacttcctgttacaatacattctaaaagtaaaaagtacacacatttaaagccaagactctaaagtttcatttcatgtaggaattattgctgaaagattttt
The sequence above is a segment of the Misgurnus anguillicaudatus chromosome 1, ASM2758022v2, whole genome shotgun sequence genome. Coding sequences within it:
- the LOC129431993 gene encoding C-type mannose receptor 2; translation: MEMLIQLLLFSGFWTFTQSNSNKFILIQENKTWADAQAYCKKYHINLATTVSTEDQTSVREAVSAALPPLAWTGLYRLNNSWWWNYQFRRVIFSFWKPGQPDNSDGKSDCGVISASGWDDIACGQMFPFFCLNVNTAGRFVFIPQNKSWYDALTYCTKYHTHLAIILNQTENDLLLNMMVGYDKAWIGLFKDWWNWSDKSNVYTSLITWSTGQPNITGGYPLCAATTVDGFDDRLCTETLPFLCFRHSKNKIMRVELKSSQNLNDPAVMENILQLIKQKLKDRGIGNDTTLTWKVQPDGNVFSSKHESEENQTHCSDPSF